tttaagattttatttatttatttgacaggcagagctcacaagtaggcagagaggcaggcagagagagggggaagcaggctccccaccagcagagagcctgacacggggctcgatcccaggaccctgagatcccaggatcctgcctgagccaaaggcagaggcttaacccactgagccacccaggcgcccctgaaattatTCCATTCTTAGCTACCTCCATCCACCACCCAAGTCGGGAGTTGGCAAAGTACTGTgcctatttttgtattattggaACACAACCACGTCCACTGTTTAGATCTTGCCTGGGGCTGCCTTTGCACTACAAACACAGAGACCTAACGGCCCTCAAACCCCTAGAAGATTTACTCTCACCTTTTAAGAAAGTTCACGGACCCTTGGCCGTTAGCACACATTATGCCgtgtcttttcatatattttagtgCTGCTCGTTGTGCTTCTGAcaatcctttcttccctttcctccagaATGTTCATGGGAAGTGAGCTAAGACCCCACACCTGACTAGGCTCCTGGCCGGATCCTTGCAATGTAGCAAGCTGCCACCACGTTTTCCCGCAGCAATTTTCACAGTATCCTCGTCCAGCTGCCCTATACTACTTTGGTTCTCCTGTTGCTTAAGAGACCCAGAACCAAGAGACAAATCCTGAGGGTTCATGTTTGATGGTTTAACCTCATCTCCACTTCTTCTTCTGAGTCATCGAGAATGGAACAGAAGCACATAACAATCACCCCAACTTGCAGTGTGCCAGTGGTAGAGCCTGTGTGGAGAAGGAGCCCAGAACTGCCCctcactccctcttcccctctgggtGGAAGAGAAGCTAGACAATATTTCTTGGAAAAGGCGTTTCCTTCCCTCAGAAGAGAATCAATCATTAATCTGCCTACTGGTTCCATCCGGATTAGGAGGTTTCCGAAAAATGAAAGGCAGTGACTTTGCTCAACAGactgctgggggttggggggatgacAAGTTATAGTTAACTAGAGATCAACGAGAAGACTGCCCTCAAAATGCACTTACCAAACTCCAGTTTGTCTTGGTTATTGGCCACAGCATGGATGAGCCCGATGGTCCCACAGGAGTTGCCAATGGTCTGCTTCATGAAATACACCTTAGGACTGACCGCTTGTCCCTTCAGCTCTTCGATCTGTTTTTTCCTGAAGTTCTCATGCTGGGAATAGAAAACATCTTTCTATCTCAAATGAAAATGCAAAGCACTAACAGACGGAGACAGAGCGAGTTCTGCCACCTAAATGGAAACACAAGTGGGATGTGTGACCAGGAGCCCTGGTTCTAGGTGTTGGCCAGCGCCCAGAGACTCGCCCGTCTGCCTCCCACACCCACGCCAGCCTATAGGGTTCTGAGAGGTTCTGAGACTCCACCCTGATGCTGCAGCGCGGTCATGGCCTTGGATGTTGCCCAAGGATTGGTCTAGACGCCACTGCAAACTTTTAGCTCGAAAATGCATGTCTCCTGAAGTCAGAAGAACAGgcaggtttattttttttgttgttgtccttAAACACCACCCATTGTACTTCACACAGGACCCCAATCAAGCTTTGTCTCTATCCCAGCATTCTTGGAAGACCTACTTCTACTGCGGCCATGTACGCTTCTTTTCaataacaaatacaaaacaagacTTAACTGCTGAAAGGAGCAATTTAAAGAAATTGTTCCcacttttttgggggtggggaggggaggaacgACAACTGACTTAGGGTGCTGGGCTGGGATTTCATGAAATCTTCTCATCCTACAAGAGTAGACCTGACACTTGTTTGTCCTTGTCAACGATACATTTTGAGAACAGATTAACaatgggggggggtgtcagaAGAGATCAGTAAATGAGACTAGAGAATAGTTTTCCTCAAAGAATCCATCTGCTCTTTGTACAGTAATTTACTGGGCTTGTCTGGACCTTTCATTAATAAATTttagaccttaaaaaaaataaaaataaaataaataaataaattttagaccTTAAAGGTAGGACTTCTCAGTTAAAAGCATggtggcagggcacctgggtggctcagtgggttaaagcctctgccttcagctgaggtcatgatcccagggtcctgggatcgagccccgcactgggctctccactcagcagggagcctgcttccccctctctgcctgcctctctgcttcctcttgatctgtcaaataaataaaatctttaaacaaaaaaaaaaaaaaaaaaaaaagcatggcgCCAATGCCATAGAAACACTAATGTCTCATAACCAGTATAATTGGACAGAACATCAAAagcatgtttccttttttttttttttttttaagattttaagtaatctctacacccaacgtgaggctcagacttacaacccctgagatcaagagttgcatactccacccactgagccagacaggtgcccctgaagtataTTTGCAATTCCAGTCGCTCTGCATTACTGTACACATAACTGAAGTTTAAGCCTTGTCTGGAACACCATCAGACAAAAAAGAAGACCTCCCATTCCGCAAGGCCAGCTCATAGGAAATTCTAACATCCAAGATCTATCACATCTCTGAAATGAGTTACTACTCATAGGCTGTTAAGGATTTtcacttgtttttgctttttaacagGATAGCACCATTCTCTATTATGTTTGAGCTTTTGGCATGGAGatacttttgcaaatatttcattaTCACTTAAAACTACTATTTCAGAACTGGTCCAGTTAGTTggcaggtgggtggctcagtcagttaagcgcctgccttctgctgggatccagtcctgcgttgggctccttgctcagcagagagtctgcttctccctctgcccctcccccgacttgtgctcagtctgcctctctcaaataataaaatctttaaaaaaaagaactggtccAGTTAGGATTTCAGAACACTCTCAAACAAAATCAGATGCTTTCTAAATTAACATCAGCTTATTCAGAAGTCAACATACAAACCTCCACTTTTGAGTTTGCTTCAGTGTTTAGCCTAATTGGTGTTCTGTGTCACAGACTGGGTGCTCAATAACTCTGACTTCCCCAACTAGAACTAAAGGACTAAGTACCCAGATGATTCAAACCAGAACAAGTGCAGCCTCATCCTGTAAAAAGCAAGCAGTAAGCCTCTGAAAGACAAACAGGATGCACCACTGCCTCCCAGAGGCCTTGCCCGTGAGTGCCCCTCAAAATCTCTGAGTCATCATGGAGCCTCTAAAGAACGAGCTCAGGGAGAGGCTCAAAGGAGAGGAGATGGTATTTGATTGGGTCAACAGGGAAGCTAATTTGACTTGCAATTATTTGGCCACTCCAGTTTACCCAGATAAAGgctttgcaataaaaaaaaaacaggacaggGAGATTATCCTAGTAGCCTTTAATAAGGGTTTTTAAATTCACAATAGCCCATTTACTAAGAGGAATGCAACTTCCCATAGGGCTTAATAATTTATGCTGAGGATGCTTCTAGAACGCCCAGCCCTAGCATGGTGGTGCTTCAATTAAAGCTTACAGTGTTTGGAATGTAGCCCCAAAAGCTACTGCCCCGGGGTTTTGTTAATGCAGATTTCACCACTCCCAAATCAGGGACAGCAACAGGAGATAGACAATCCCAGGCCAGTTAGTGGGATTTCATACGTTGCAAGACAACAATCATCCCAGCTACCTTTTTATATCTGACGCTCAGTCTTTGAGGTACATACATCCATGCACATTTGTAGGAGGAAGACCATCTAAAGGGAAATGAAAAGGTGTTTCTAAAACTGCTTTAATGTCCACCTGTTTCACTTAGCTACAGGGTCAGAGAGGAAAGACAGGAAGTGAACGGAGATCCCCACACACAAATGACTAcgctttaaaaacaaattaaaaaaccacacacacatcgAAGAGGCTAAAAACCGAGTGTGCAGGGAAGAAACCCAAGGCCACCAAAGACCCGAGTGGAGAGGGAGCATTAAAAAACCTATTGTTTCCCTGTGGCTTAGGCAAGCCCGCTggccacccccccctttttaatgCAAGGTGGGAGTCTGAGAACCAAACCAGAAACTGACAGTTCTCAGCCCTTAAAGGGAAACAACCAGCCAGCCATTCCTTGAAGTGGAAGGCTCTGAAAAGCGTAGGTTCCAGTGAACTTAAGAtgaattcttttctttgtaaTTGAGATGACGGAACAGAGATGCTGCTTCTTCTCTTTGAAATTCAAGGCCACGCTGGATGGACGAGCGAAGAGCCAGTAAATTCTCTAACCACCAAAGAGTAGGTACCACGGTATCTCCCCCCACATCCCGCAGGAAAGGGGCAGTTCTGCAGGTGTGGGCGCCCAGTCCGGGAGGGGAGGGAGCCGGGAGTCTACACGGTCCTCCACGCCTTACTCGGGTCTGGAAGCCGCGCGCACCGCACCATCCCGGGCCCGCACACCCCGGGCCCCACGCCCTACCTGGGCCGTGAGgggaaacagcagcagcagcgcgCAGGCTGGCGCTGGCACCGAGCCCAgagcctcctcctccagccccagcacGTCCGCGAAGCGCCACTGGCCGGCGACCCCCAGCCGGGCCAGCACCTGCGGAGAGGAAAGAGCGCGGCCAGGGGCTCCGAGACCCGCGAGGGGCGGGCACCTGCTGGAGGGCGGGGCCGAGCCGGTGCCCTCGGTGCCCCCATCCCAGCCTGGGAGGAGTCGcggcctgccccgccccccagcctcTTTCCCCATCCCCGCCCGCGCAGTGACACAGCACAAAGCGCGGCCCACACGTGGCTCGCGCGAAGCCCGGGCACCCGAGTCCGCGCGGCCCGCGCCACGCCCTCGGGAGCCTGGCCCTCACTCGCATCTGGGCCcagtcccctcctccctcccacctcggACGGTTCCGCAGAGTCACCCCCACCCCGCGACCCCTATGCTGGGGCAGACGGAGGGCATCTAGGAGCGCGCGGGACGCCGCTGGGTCCCTGCGAGACAGAGACAGCCGGAGCTGATGCGCGCCTCCGCCTCGGCGCTCCCggggggaaggggacagaggcaGTGCGAGACGCCACTCACTTTGTTCAGCATCTGAAAGgcaaatgcacagaaaaaaatacaaaaataaagccgGTCATCGAGGCAGCTACCTGGCCTGGGCTGACTCTCAGCAACGCGGTCCCCGAGCAGCGATGCACCTGACGCTCACCTCGGGGTTAATCTCCATCGGTTTGAGCTGCATCTTCGCGAGCCGCGGGAGGAGTGACGaccaggagaagaggaaaaacagcGAGCGGAACCGCCCAGGCGGCCGCTATAAAGCTCCGGCCTGACGCACTGTAGGTGCCTGCGCAGGGGGAGCAGGGGCAAAACCAAGCGACGGGGAAACGGTCAATCGCAGCCAAATGGGCACGAACCCCCCCCATGCGCCGCGCCGAGTGGTACGGTCGGACCCCCAAACCTTGCAGTCTCACTTGCTGGTGAGATAATCTGGTGGTTGTGGAGATGGGTTTTGTGGGTGGGTGTTCCTTGAGCCTATGGAGCAGTCATTTAGATGGAGTCTAATTTCTTGCGAACTTTCTGGAAACCTACCATTCTCACCATCCCAATTACCGGAGGGCTCAGGGTTTCTGAAGCCAATTCAACAGGTATAGATTTAGTATGAATGTAAATATCCGTCTCCCAAATCTTGCAGCAGTTTGCATTTGACCTCAGACAATTCATCCTCCATGTTAGATCAGATCGGTACCGAGGTGCGTTTTTAATTGACTGCCTAGCTTAAAACAATGTGGAGGATAAACGGTATTGCATTAGTAATGCTGATGTAATGTAGCTCCCGGGGAGAATTGGTTGGTCATGGGGAAGCTATAGAAACCTGGTGTGTGTGACCGTAATATaagacagagaggaggcaggcggTCGGAGACTTTAGGACGCAGATCCAGGGAAAAGAAAGGTATGATTTCGAGACGAGAGGGTGTAAAAGAAAACGTATTTTTAAAAGAGTGGGAGGCTTTGAAAAATAAGATTCTGAGCCCACAATGGAATATTCACAgcgaaggagaaagagaatggcaGCTGAAGGAAAGGCTGTTCTGTAATGAGCGCAGGTGGAGCTTGTTTTTCCTACAGCATGTGcaaaagatggagagaaaaagcatatgcagaagaatggataagaagaGGGACAAAGATCTGAAAGAATAGTGTCAGGAGAGCTAAAACTCAGAATGAGATGGGGCTTGCAGAAACGCTAAGGAAGCAAGAAGGTTGTTTTAAAATGCTCATAACAAAATGATGATATGGAGGAAGAACAGACCTACTGTTTAGTGGAGTCCCGGTTAATGGCAGGGATAAGAGAGggagtctacttttttttttttttttttttttttttttttgagttattaCCTCTACAGTGTCTCCGTGGACAGATCTATTGCATGTCCTCTCTCATAATGCTTAGAGGATCCAATGAAAAAATTCTTCCTAGTCCAACTTTACAAATTAGAATTTGTGGCTTAGAGAAGTCAATTTGTTTCTgatcacaaagaaaaatgaaaaaaaaaagtaaagcctaGTAAGTTGGGCACTAAGAGTCCATTCTCTCTCCAAGTTAACATTCCTTTCCACttctatcttctcccatttttacCATCAGAAATATGATCTTCACccagaaaaatgagagagaaacatTAGGAAGAAGAATctaatgggtgaattttatgatttataaattaGGCCTCAacaaggttttgttgttgttgttggtttgtttttgtttttaaagaggagACGACTTGAAAGCCAGGACAGGTGAATAGTCCACCTGGCTATGCTGAATGAGTTCTTGCCTTTAGACAGAGATGAATTACATCTCAGTTaactttatttattcagcaaatgcTGATTAAGTATCTActatgtgatgagcactgagcttAGAATTGGGGATAGAAAGGTGAACACGGTAAATAAACTCAAAACTTCCAATATGGAGATTTTATACGAGTGATGTGAAAACAATCAGAACTCAGGAGCCCCTCACCTCGTGTGGAGAATCAGGAAGGCTTCCCAAAGTAAGTGATGTTTAAGATAAGGGCTGATGGACTCAGAGAATTTAGCATGTGACAGTTATTACCAAAGTAAATAGTAAAAATGGTCATGAAAACACTAGAGAAATCTCTGTGAAAGGCACTTATTCAatcataccatatatatatatataatatattaatttttatttatatattacatgagaaatgtattatatttatttatattttatatataaaatatatattatatatatgtttatatattatatttatttgtatagagatatatatagatatcaaGGGCCTACTCTTTGCCAGGAAGCATCAGAGCAATAAATACAACAAATAAGGAGATgccagagagaagacaaaaacaaaccttATCCTGATCTTTAATAAAAGAGGGGGAGTGTATTGCTGAAACTGCAGGCCGGGAGATTTGATGTCAGTCTTCAGTAAAATTCTAGGGGTCTTAGGAGAAATAGAATGATTGCATTTAGAACAAGTTATGCCAACCAGCACTTCTCTCCTTTTGGAGTCACTGACTAGAACAGGCAAAACATTCCCCATTGTATTCTTCATGCTGCCTGAGTTGGCAACAATTGATATCATAGTTGGAGGGGTTTTGTAACTTAGTTATTCTACCTGGGAAAAAAGTGCTGCTGAATGGAGTCATTTCTACCTGCAGCCACCTGGCAACATTTTAACCCTTTTGCAGCAGAGACAAAGTGTGTGCATGTAAGTAAATATAAACAATCTAAAAGGCAGAATTATGAGATTtagaaaaacagttaaaaataaacaatgacacTTAATAGAGATTTTGGTGAAGATGGTACGTTCCTATGAATACACCAAAAAACTTTAAATGGGTGactatatctcaaaaaaaaactCAGTAGAGATGTATGTGCAGCTCTGCGTGCCAGTTTTCATGGTACAATTGatctttatattcattttttcctttttttatttaccAGAGTCTATGGTTACAAAAGTATGtaataatatggaaaaatatcAATTCAAAAGTCAGCCTTTTAATTAAACTCACTCAAAAATGAATgtacaaaatcagaaaaacattttttcccccctttggtgacagaaatccatttttttttaagattttatttatttatttgacagagagaaatcacaagtagatggagaggcaggcagagagagagagagggaagcaggctccccgctgagcagagagcctgatgcgggactcgatcccaggaccctgagatcatgacccgagccgaaggcagcggcttaacccactgagccacccaggtgcccccagaaatccattttaaaaaagcagttaaACACATAGGGTAAACATGGAGTAGACCTGttatagatggagaaacagaatcaatgaatgaataagtcaGCCTTCATAAATGAAGATGCCATTTCTGGTTCACCAgcagtaggcttttttttttctttttttttcttaaatcataaGTATTATTTTTCTGGCAATAATGAAGATTTGGGATGGACCCTTTAAAAACTACcttctaggagtgcctgggtggctcagtgggttaaagcctctgccttcagctcaggtcatgatcccagggtcctgggatcgagccccgaagtcaagtcgggctctctgctcagcagggagcctgcttcctcctctctctctgcctgtttctctgcctgcttgtgatctctgtctgtcaaataaataaataaaatcttaaaaaaaaaaaaaactaccttctAATAATTCTGATGACTAATAAAACAGAAACTCAAATATCCTTGGCAGGTCAGTTCTGCAATGTTGTGGCAGTCAGTCCTGAAGGCTCAGCCCAAGTTTAGTCCTCCAGCCCTTCCAGTGGTTTGGTAAGTACCAAATTCCCCGTATTAAATCCCTTTCTATTTAAAATACCTAGAGAAgtgtttcctgggtggctcagtcattaagcatctgccgtcagctcaggtcatgatccctgggtcctgggattgagtcccatgttgggctccctgctctgtggggagtctgcttctccctctccctctgaccctgctccctgcttgtccactctctctctctctctcaaatgaataaataaaaaatcttcaaaaaataaaatatctagagtACTTTGGGGCTCCTATATTAGCATACTTCTATATTTTAGGTGAATCAAAAAtgtaatagttattttttttaatacccatcAGAGAAGCTATGtgtttttatatgtg
The DNA window shown above is from Neovison vison isolate M4711 chromosome 11, ASM_NN_V1, whole genome shotgun sequence and carries:
- the UCHL1 gene encoding ubiquitin carboxyl-terminal hydrolase isozyme L1, encoding MGKEAGGRGRPRLLPGWDGGTEGTGSAPPSSRCPPLAGLGAPGRALSSPQVLARLGVAGQWRFADVLGLEEEALGSVPAPACALLLLFPLTAQHENFRKKQIEELKGQAVSPKVYFMKQTIGNSCGTIGLIHAVANNQDKLEFEDGSVLKQFLSETEKLSPEDRAKCFEKNEAIQAAHDAVAQEGQCRVDDKVNFHFILFNNVDGHLYELDGRMPFPVNHGTSSEDSLLQDAAKVCREFTEREQGEVRFSAVALCKAA